A region of the Vibrio rumoiensis genome:
AAGCAGAAACGATCCTAACTCGCTTATTATCCAACGACCCATACAATAACTTTTATCTCGATGCTGCGGCCGATTTATACATTCATAAAAAGCAATATGACACGGCTTTAACCTTGTTACAAAAAGGCTTAGAAAGAAAACCGGGCAACCAAGTATTAACGGTAAACTATGCCAACGTGTTAATTGAAGCGAACCGCAACAAAGAAGCCATTAATATCTTACAAAGATACACCCATGCAAATCCGGATCAAACCGTCGGCTGGTCACTACTAGCCGATGCTAATGGCCATCTTGCTAATGAAGCCGAACAGTTAGCAGCCCAAGCTGAATTATTTGCGCTAAGAGCGAATTGGAATAAGGCAATTAGTAACTACACCAGAGCGAGCCAACTTGCCAAACTGGGTAGTTTAGAGCAAGCGAGATACGATGCCCGTATCGACCAGCTACGCCTTGAACAGCAGCGCTTTGCTGCTCTAAAATAATCATAGATAATAATAAGGAAATACCATGTCAGTCGTTATTTATCACAACCCTCGCTGCTCAAAAAGCCGTCAAACATTAGAGCTATTAACCGACAAAGGCATCGAGCCTCAAGTGGTTAAATACCTAGAAGAAACACCCGATGCGGATACGCTTAAAACCTTATTTAAACAATTAGGTTTATCGAATGTTCGAGAGATGATGCGTACTAAAGAAGATATCTATCAATCGTTAAATTTATCGGATAATAACTTAACCGAAGACGATTTATTCCAAGCAATGGTTGAAAACCCAAAACTCATTGAGCGCCCTATCGTCGTAGCCAATGGCCAAGCTCGACATGGTCGCCCACCAGAACAAGTCCTTGAAATCCTATGATTCAATCTAGTCTAACGCCTAGTACGATTACGATTATTGTGTTGTACCATAGTCGACATGGTACAACGCAACAACTCGCCCGTCATATTGCTCGCGGAATTGAATCGGTAGAACACTGCCAAGCCTCACTTCGCACAGTCGCAGACATCAACCCAGATGACGCTCACCCTACAGCGGATCCAATCATCGAAATAAAAGAATTGAAGCTATGTGATGGATTAGCGATTGGTAGCCCTGTTTGGTTTGGCAATATGAGTGCGGCAATGAAACACTTTTGGGATCAAACCACCTCTCTCTGGATCAGTGGCGATCTTATAGATAAGCCTGCTTGCGTTTTTACCTCTTCTTCATCACCTCATGGCGGTCAAGAAACCACCCAGCAATCGATGATGCTACCCTTACTCCATCACGGCATGATGATAATGGGCCTCCCCTATTCGGAACCCAATCTGCACACTAGCTTTAAAGGCGGAACGCCCTATGGTGCAAGTTCAATATCAAAGCAAGGGCATAGCGGGTTAGATAAACAAGTGACTGAACTAGCATTTGCACAAGGCCAACGTTTAGCAAAAGCGGCTTTAGCCTTATCATCGATCAATAACTCATTTCCTTAAGAAACGGATTTTATGACACAATCTTCAGTAACCTCGCCTTTATTCACCCGATACCTTGCCTTATTAAGCTACTTTGGTTTGCTTTTTTGGGTGCTGGCATGGCATGGGCTCATCTCACCTCATCCAGACTTAAACCCATTAGCTGTCACCATAGGTTGGTGTATTCCTCTGCTGTTACCTTTTGTTGGCATTATGAAGGGTAAACCTTATACCCATGCTTGGGCGAATTTCATTTTGATGTTTTATTTTTTGCATTCGCTCACCATCTTATACATCGATAATGGTGAACGTTTGCTGGCAGCCATCGAACTGATCCTCACCAGTATCAATTTTGTTGGTAATATTCTTTATGCACGCCACAAGGGCAAAGCATTAGGGCTCAAACTCACTCGACTTTCAGAAGTAGAGAAACAAGAAAAAGCCAAGTTTGAAGGCACTCATAAATAACTTATTTCTCATTATTGAATAAACGCTTGAGCCATTACTTTTTGAACTTCAGTTCTCAGCCAACGGTGTGCAAGGTTATTATGTTGCCTTGCATGCCACACCATATGATATTGATAGGCCGGAGTATCCACGGGCGTATCCATCACCACAACATCTAAATGTTCCGCCATTTTTCGAGCTAAACATCCAGGTAACGTCAACAATAAATCACTCTGCTCTATTGCATAGGGCGCGGCAGTAAAATGTGGCATTCTCAACACAACATTACGCTTACGGCCAATTTTTGCTAACGCTAAGTCAATCGTCCCCGCTCGATCACCGCCCATCGTAATTAAAGCATGAGCACTGTGACAATAAGCATCTAACGTTAAAGGTTGATTCGCTAAAGGATGATCTTTTCTCATCATGGTAACTAAACGATCCGGACCAAGCGCTTGAGCGTAAATATCAGCTTGTGGTTTTTGCACATCACTACTAAAACTTAAATCGGCCTCGCCAAGCGATAATTTTTCCATCATATCTGGCTGACGGTTTAAACAAGTCAATGATACTCCTGGCGCTTGCTCAAACAAGGTTTTATAAACCGGGGGCATAAAGACTTGCGAGAAAAAATCACTCATCATTAAAGTAAAATGCGTATTGGCCTGTTTTGGGTCAAATGCAGCAGGATTCAATAAGGTTTCTGCATGCTGCAATAAACAATCTAATGATGTCGACATTTCAATTGTGCGCTCAGTCGGCAGTAATCCGCCCTTTGTTCTAACAAAAAGTGGATCGCCAAATTGATGACGCAAACGTTGTAAGGTGCGACTCATAGCAGACTGAGTAATGTTGAGTTGTAAAGCCGCTTTGGTGACACTTTTGGTTCGTATCAACGCTTGTAGTGCGACCAACAAATTGAGGTCGACTTGGTTTAACTTATTCATAATATGACTTTAACTCATTTTGGTAATTATCAATATGCATTAGGAATATATTACGTTTCTCGCTATTCTAACAACATAAAATTTCAGCCAATCAATTTGATAGAGGTTCCAATGCATATTCAAAGTAAAGGTTACGCCTTGAAACAGCGCCCAGCAGGCATGCCAACTCAAGAGTGTTTTGAATTACAAACTGAAATCATCAGCGAAATTTCTGACGGTCAATTCATCATCAAAAACCTTTGGTTATCGGTTGATCCGTACATGCGTGGCCGAATGACTGATGCTGACAGCTATGTGCCGCCTTTCCAACTTGGCGAATTAATGCAAGGTTCTGCGATTGGTGAAGTGATTGCATCTAAACACCCAGATTTTCAGGTAGGTGATAAAGTCAACAGTATGTTGGGTTGGCGTGAATACGCTGTCTCAACTGGAGAGATGGTACAAAAACTGCCACAAACCACACTTCCCGATCAAAGCTTTCTTGGTGTTGCTGGCATGCCAGGTTTAACCGCTTGGGTTGGCCTAAATATCATTGGTGAGCTAAAAGAAGGTGAAACCGTATTAGTTTCTGCCGCTTCTGGCGCCGTAGGGAGCCTTGTCTGCCAATTTGCTAAGCTAAAAGGCTGTCGTGTTATTGGAAGTGCAGGCAGCAATGAAAAAGTAGAGTGGTTAAAATCACTTGGCGTCGATGGCGTCATCAACTACAAAGATTATTCTAATGCTGCTGAACTTGAAGCGGCGCTGGCAAAGTATTGTCCTGAAGGCGTAGATGTGTGCTACGAAAACGTCGGCGGCGATCACTTAGAAGCCGCATTAAACTTATTAAATCGTTATGGCCGCATGAGTGTTTGCGGAATGATTGATTTATATAACCTAGAAGATGCTAAAGCAGGTCCTAATAATCTGGCGAATAT
Encoded here:
- the arsC gene encoding arsenate reductase (glutaredoxin) (This arsenate reductase requires both glutathione and glutaredoxin to convert arsenate to arsenite, after which the efflux transporter formed by ArsA and ArsB can extrude the arsenite from the cell, providing resistance.); translated protein: MSVVIYHNPRCSKSRQTLELLTDKGIEPQVVKYLEETPDADTLKTLFKQLGLSNVREMMRTKEDIYQSLNLSDNNLTEDDLFQAMVENPKLIERPIVVANGQARHGRPPEQVLEIL
- the wrbA gene encoding NAD(P)H:quinone oxidoreductase, coding for MIQSSLTPSTITIIVLYHSRHGTTQQLARHIARGIESVEHCQASLRTVADINPDDAHPTADPIIEIKELKLCDGLAIGSPVWFGNMSAAMKHFWDQTTSLWISGDLIDKPACVFTSSSSPHGGQETTQQSMMLPLLHHGMMIMGLPYSEPNLHTSFKGGTPYGASSISKQGHSGLDKQVTELAFAQGQRLAKAALALSSINNSFP
- a CDS encoding DUF2069 domain-containing protein, with the translated sequence MTQSSVTSPLFTRYLALLSYFGLLFWVLAWHGLISPHPDLNPLAVTIGWCIPLLLPFVGIMKGKPYTHAWANFILMFYFLHSLTILYIDNGERLLAAIELILTSINFVGNILYARHKGKALGLKLTRLSEVEKQEKAKFEGTHK
- a CDS encoding LysR family transcriptional regulator → MNKLNQVDLNLLVALQALIRTKSVTKAALQLNITQSAMSRTLQRLRHQFGDPLFVRTKGGLLPTERTIEMSTSLDCLLQHAETLLNPAAFDPKQANTHFTLMMSDFFSQVFMPPVYKTLFEQAPGVSLTCLNRQPDMMEKLSLGEADLSFSSDVQKPQADIYAQALGPDRLVTMMRKDHPLANQPLTLDAYCHSAHALITMGGDRAGTIDLALAKIGRKRNVVLRMPHFTAAPYAIEQSDLLLTLPGCLARKMAEHLDVVVMDTPVDTPAYQYHMVWHARQHNNLAHRWLRTEVQKVMAQAFIQ
- a CDS encoding NADP-dependent oxidoreductase, with the protein product MHIQSKGYALKQRPAGMPTQECFELQTEIISEISDGQFIIKNLWLSVDPYMRGRMTDADSYVPPFQLGELMQGSAIGEVIASKHPDFQVGDKVNSMLGWREYAVSTGEMVQKLPQTTLPDQSFLGVAGMPGLTAWVGLNIIGELKEGETVLVSAASGAVGSLVCQFAKLKGCRVIGSAGSNEKVEWLKSLGVDGVINYKDYSNAAELEAALAKYCPEGVDVCYENVGGDHLEAALNLLNRYGRMSVCGMIDLYNLEDAKAGPNNLANIVKKSLRIQGFIVSDHWEHYPSYVAQLTQWVEQGKISWKETTRQGIEAAPDAFLGLFKGENIGKMLIQL